TCGGATCAGGTCTATTCCTTGGTTCAGGGTACACGATTCAACAAGCAGGACCATCAGGTGCAATTCTCTCATATATTGTTGGCGGTTTGATTATGTTTATGACAATGCTTTGCCTAGGGGAATTGTCTGTAGCAATGCCAGTTTCTGGGTCCTTCCAAACGTATACCACGAAATTTATTGGTCCAGGAACAGGGTTTGCACTTGGATGGCTATATTGGTTAGGCTGGTCGGTTACTGTTGCATTAGAGTTCCTTGCAGCTGGGCAGCTGATGCAAAGATGGTTTCCTGATACTCCGATTTGGATTTGGAGTGCGATTTTTGCAGTGATTTTATTTTTACTGAATTCTCTTTCCGCAAAAGCGTTTGGTGAAGCTGAATTTTGGTTTTCCAGTATAAAAATAGTAGCTATTATTCTTTTCATTGTATTGGGCGGCGCTGCTATGTTTGGGTTCATCGATATGAACAGTGGCCAAGAGGCACCATTCCTATCTAATTTTACCGGACATGGTCTTTTACCAAATGGATTTTCTGCATTAATTATTACGATGATTGCTGTCAATTTCTCTTTCCAAGGGACCGAATTGATTGGGATCGCTGCAGGGGAAAGTGAAGATCCTGAAAAAACGATTCCAAAATCGATTAAACAGACTGTCTGGCGTACATTATTCTTCTTTGTTTTAGCCATCTTTGTTTTATCAAGTTTAATTCCGATGGAAAAAGCAGGAGTTGTTGAAAGTCCATTTGTAGTCGTATTTGATAGTATCGGAATTCCTTATGCAGCAGATATTATGAATTTTGTTATTCTTACCGCATTGCTTTCAGTTGGGAACTCAGGTCTTTATGCAGCTACACGGATGTTGTATTCGATGTCAAAGGAAAAAATGGCTAGTCCGGTTCTTACTAAAGTAAATAAACGAGGGGTTCCTTTTAATGCTCTTCTTCTAACTATGGGAATTTCGTTATTATCACTACTTTCAGAATTTTTCGCTGCTGAAACGGTCTTCGTTTGGCTGCTGTCAGTTGCTGGATTAGGTGCTCAGGTAGGTTGGATTTCAATCACAGCTTCGCAAATCGCCTTCCGGAGAAAATTCATTCGTGAAGGTGGAAGAGTAGAGGATCTTAAATTTAAAACACCTCTATACCCTGCTCTGCCGATCATCGCACTAACGTTAAACTGCTTAGTACTTGCAAGTTTAGCATTTGACTCTGAACAACGTCTCGCCCTGTATCTTGGAGCTCCTTTCGTAATAGCTTGTTACTTAATCTATCATTTCCGAATTAAAAAGAATCGGGAACAGGACGGTAGCGGCGAACATGAACTACAGCTGCAGAAAGATAAAAAAATGATTATATAAGATCTTTAAAAAGCCTTAGAAGCAAGCGTTTTAGTTTTAAAATAATTCCTATTGAATTAGATGTGATTTCCTTATAAAAGTTATAGATACTTTCACAAAATTATCAAAGGGGGCTTAACATGAAAACAGGTACGGATCGTGTAAAAAGAGGTATGGCTGAAATGCAAAAGGGCGGCGTCATTATGGACGTTGTGAATGCTGAGCAAGCAAAAATAGCAGAGGAAGCAGGAGCGGTAGCTGTAATGGCATTAGAGCGCGTTCCTTCTGATATCCGTGCAGCTGGCGGAGTAGCAAGAATGGCAGATCCGCGAATTACGGAAGAAGTCATGAACGCGGTTTCCATTCCAGTTATGGCAAAAGCACGTATCGGACACATCGTAGAAGCCCGAGTTCTTGAAGCAATGGGCGTTGATTATATTGATGAGAGTGAAGTTTTAACTCCAGCAGATGAAGAATACCATCTGAATAAAAAAGCTTACACGGTTCCATTTGTTTGTGGCTGCCGTGATCTTGGCGAAGCAGCGCGCCGTATTGGTGAAGGCGCATCTATGCTTCGTACAAAAGGAGAGCCGGGAACTGGTAAT
This genomic stretch from Neobacillus niacini harbors:
- a CDS encoding amino acid permease; this encodes MHLQENQTNELKRTMKTRHLFMISLGGVIGSGLFLGSGYTIQQAGPSGAILSYIVGGLIMFMTMLCLGELSVAMPVSGSFQTYTTKFIGPGTGFALGWLYWLGWSVTVALEFLAAGQLMQRWFPDTPIWIWSAIFAVILFLLNSLSAKAFGEAEFWFSSIKIVAIILFIVLGGAAMFGFIDMNSGQEAPFLSNFTGHGLLPNGFSALIITMIAVNFSFQGTELIGIAAGESEDPEKTIPKSIKQTVWRTLFFFVLAIFVLSSLIPMEKAGVVESPFVVVFDSIGIPYAADIMNFVILTALLSVGNSGLYAATRMLYSMSKEKMASPVLTKVNKRGVPFNALLLTMGISLLSLLSEFFAAETVFVWLLSVAGLGAQVGWISITASQIAFRRKFIREGGRVEDLKFKTPLYPALPIIALTLNCLVLASLAFDSEQRLALYLGAPFVIACYLIYHFRIKKNREQDGSGEHELQLQKDKKMII
- the pdxS gene encoding pyridoxal 5'-phosphate synthase lyase subunit PdxS, with the translated sequence MKTGTDRVKRGMAEMQKGGVIMDVVNAEQAKIAEEAGAVAVMALERVPSDIRAAGGVARMADPRITEEVMNAVSIPVMAKARIGHIVEARVLEAMGVDYIDESEVLTPADEEYHLNKKAYTVPFVCGCRDLGEAARRIGEGASMLRTKGEPGTGNIVEAVRHIRKVNAQVRKVVSMSEDELMTEAKLLGAPYELLLEIKHLGRLPVVNFAAGGVATPADAALMMQLGADGVFVGSGIFKSDNPAKFARAIVEATTHYQDYKLIAEISKNLGIAMKGIEISSLSPEARMQDRGW